In Euzebyales bacterium, one genomic interval encodes:
- the betC gene encoding choline-sulfatase, whose translation MSDRCNVLLVMADQLAAPFLPIHGHPVVKAPHVERLAADGVVFTSAYTPSPLCAPARFAMLSGQRNSRIGGYDNASELPASVPTFAHHLRALGYRTTLCGKMHFIGPDQLHGFERRLTTDIYPADFGWTPNWEQPDSRFEWWFHNTDSVVNAGVAEATNQLDYDDEVGFLAVRELRDAARSTDERPWMLTVSFTHPHDPYVMRQRYWDRYAHDDIDLPRIGASDVDQDPHSRRLRHVSALDTVEVTDDIVRNARHAYYAAVTYVDDWLGLLLETLEMTGQADDTVVIFTADHGDQLGERGLWYKMAFFEHAARVPLVISAPGADRGVEVADHVSLLDILPTLVDLAGGDATSDLGHVVDGGSLVPQLHGDRDAGRTVRGEYLGEGAIAPILMIRRGRWKFVWSAPDGPQLFDLVSDPHERSNLAHQQAYAPVIADHRAEIDEHWDHERIRREVIASQRARRVVDRALRIGRHVPWDHVPIPDSANQYMRNHLDLNALELARRLPAATARRRAVGDRGRA comes from the coding sequence ATGTCGGACCGCTGCAACGTACTGTTGGTGATGGCCGATCAGCTGGCCGCACCCTTCCTGCCGATCCACGGGCACCCGGTCGTCAAGGCGCCGCACGTCGAACGCCTGGCGGCCGACGGCGTGGTGTTCACCTCGGCGTACACCCCAAGCCCGCTGTGCGCACCGGCGCGCTTCGCCATGCTCAGCGGCCAGCGCAACAGCCGGATCGGCGGGTATGACAACGCCTCCGAGCTGCCCGCGTCGGTCCCGACGTTCGCGCACCACCTGCGTGCGCTGGGCTACCGCACGACGCTGTGTGGCAAGATGCACTTCATCGGTCCGGACCAGCTCCACGGATTCGAGCGGCGCCTGACCACCGACATCTATCCCGCCGACTTCGGCTGGACGCCGAACTGGGAGCAGCCCGACAGTCGGTTCGAGTGGTGGTTCCACAACACCGACAGCGTGGTCAACGCGGGTGTGGCCGAGGCGACCAATCAGCTCGACTACGACGACGAGGTCGGCTTCCTGGCGGTGCGAGAGTTGCGCGACGCGGCGCGCAGCACCGACGAGCGGCCGTGGATGCTGACCGTGTCGTTCACGCACCCCCATGACCCGTACGTGATGCGCCAGCGCTACTGGGACCGGTACGCCCACGACGACATCGACCTGCCGCGCATCGGCGCATCAGATGTCGACCAGGACCCGCACAGCCGGCGGTTGCGCCACGTGTCCGCGCTCGACACGGTCGAGGTGACCGACGACATCGTGCGCAACGCCCGTCACGCGTACTACGCCGCCGTCACCTACGTGGACGACTGGCTCGGGCTGCTCCTCGAGACGTTGGAGATGACGGGCCAGGCCGATGACACGGTCGTCATCTTCACGGCGGACCACGGTGATCAGCTGGGCGAGCGCGGCCTCTGGTACAAGATGGCGTTCTTCGAGCACGCCGCACGGGTGCCGCTCGTCATCAGCGCACCGGGCGCGGACAGAGGCGTCGAGGTCGCCGACCATGTGTCGCTGCTCGACATCCTGCCGACGCTGGTCGACCTGGCCGGCGGCGATGCGACGTCCGACCTGGGTCACGTGGTCGACGGCGGGAGCCTCGTGCCACAGCTGCACGGTGACCGCGACGCCGGTCGCACGGTGCGCGGTGAGTACCTGGGGGAGGGGGCGATCGCACCGATCCTCATGATCCGGCGGGGACGTTGGAAGTTCGTGTGGTCGGCGCCCGACGGGCCGCAGCTGTTCGACCTGGTGTCCGATCCCCACGAGCGGTCGAACCTGGCACACCAGCAGGCGTACGCCCCGGTGATCGCCGACCACCGCGCCGAGATCGACGAGCACTGGGACCACGAACGCATCCGCCGGGAGGTCATCGCCAGCCAGCGTGCCCGCCGTGTCGTCGACCGGGCGCTGCGCATCGGCCGCCACGTCCCGTGGGACCATGTGCCCATCCCTGACAGCGCCAACCAGTACATGCGCAACCACCTGGACCTCAACGCCTTGGAGCTCGCCCGCCGGCTTCCGGCGGCCACGGCGCGGCGCCGAGCCGTCGGCGATCGCGGCCGCGCCTGA
- a CDS encoding MBL fold metallo-hydrolase, translated as MSVGRRAFLARAGRIGLGLLLSSATVACADTVSGTPPSPGPAPPSGATPTTGDTSERAAAGLDWHRVDLGFVSAYLLVGGSEVVVVDTGVDGSAGDIEEALDELGLGWWAVTHVVLTHHHPDHVGGLPEVASATDARVYAGADDIVSITGTSDITPLEDGDEIAGLRVIATPGHTPGHISVLEPTTRVLVAGDALVGRADGSGVSGPDPAYTQDMETAQASVRTLATYDAETVVFGHGEPLEAGAGPLLEELAAQL; from the coding sequence ATGTCCGTCGGCCGCCGTGCCTTCCTGGCACGTGCCGGGCGCATCGGCCTCGGGCTCCTGCTCTCATCGGCGACGGTCGCATGCGCCGACACCGTCTCCGGAACGCCCCCGTCGCCGGGCCCGGCCCCACCATCGGGGGCCACACCGACGACGGGCGACACGAGCGAGCGCGCGGCCGCCGGGCTCGACTGGCACCGCGTCGATCTGGGGTTCGTGTCGGCTTACCTGCTGGTCGGCGGGTCCGAGGTCGTGGTCGTGGACACCGGCGTCGACGGCAGTGCCGGTGACATCGAGGAGGCGCTCGACGAATTGGGTCTGGGGTGGTGGGCGGTCACGCACGTCGTGCTCACCCACCACCATCCGGACCACGTCGGGGGTCTACCGGAGGTCGCGTCGGCGACCGACGCGCGGGTGTACGCCGGCGCCGACGACATCGTCAGCATCACCGGTACATCCGACATCACCCCACTGGAGGACGGGGACGAGATCGCCGGCCTCCGGGTCATCGCCACACCTGGTCACACACCGGGCCACATCAGCGTGCTCGAGCCCACCACGCGCGTGCTGGTTGCCGGCGACGCGCTGGTGGGACGCGCCGACGGGTCCGGGGTCTCCGGTCCGGACCCGGCGTACACACAGGACATGGAGACGGCGCAGGCGTCGGTGCGGACCCTGGCGACCTACGACGCCGAGACCGTCGTGTTCGGCCACGGCGAGCCGTTGGAGGCCGGTGCCGGACCGCTGCTCGAGGAACTCGCCGCTCAGCTGTGA
- a CDS encoding MFS transporter — protein sequence MTSAPRERARLLIGGASVNLCLGSLFAWSLFVEPLAAAFEATAATISTVFSAAVAVFATIVLVSGRTVDRWPPARTVLAAAVCAPLGLLVAARAPSLAWVVVGYSGLFGVANGLGYASAVAVASRCFGRRRGFAVGVVVGAYAAGPLVASPVITALLARADWRAAMVALAVGVGVVLTVGAALLGAGERAAGGDPTGAGERQRAAGGDPTGAGERHATSGPTARARSAGLLLWSAFLLGTLPALLVVAHAAPMARGAGLGAAATGAAVALVGAGNLIGRTGGGWLSDRTGRVPGLRAATVGLAACCLMLPVARAAVPVLVLVTMVGVGYGVQSALVPALTADMFGTDNFGVIYGRVFTGWGVAGLAGPQIGARLSDGGDFGDGLLVGAAAAAAAFGLHTWLGRAIPATTADPS from the coding sequence ATGACGTCGGCGCCGCGGGAGCGCGCACGCCTGTTGATCGGCGGTGCGTCGGTCAACCTCTGCCTGGGTTCGCTGTTCGCCTGGAGCTTGTTCGTCGAACCGCTGGCCGCGGCCTTCGAGGCCACTGCCGCCACGATCTCGACGGTGTTCTCCGCCGCCGTCGCGGTGTTCGCGACGATCGTCCTCGTCAGCGGTAGGACCGTCGACCGCTGGCCGCCGGCGCGGACCGTGCTGGCCGCCGCCGTGTGCGCCCCGCTGGGCCTGCTCGTAGCGGCGCGCGCCCCGTCGCTGGCCTGGGTGGTCGTCGGCTACAGCGGGCTGTTCGGCGTCGCCAACGGCCTTGGGTACGCGAGCGCCGTGGCGGTGGCCAGCCGCTGCTTCGGCCGACGCCGGGGGTTCGCGGTCGGCGTGGTGGTCGGCGCCTACGCGGCCGGGCCGCTCGTTGCGTCCCCCGTGATCACGGCCCTGCTGGCTCGCGCCGACTGGCGCGCGGCGATGGTCGCGCTGGCGGTCGGGGTCGGCGTCGTGCTGACGGTCGGCGCCGCACTGCTGGGCGCGGGTGAGCGAGCGGCGGGCGGGGATCCAACGGGAGCGGGCGAGCGCCAGCGAGCGGCGGGCGGGGATCCAACGGGAGCGGGCGAGCGCCACGCGACGTCCGGGCCGACCGCGCGAGCGCGATCGGCCGGCCTGCTGCTCTGGTCGGCCTTCCTGCTGGGCACCCTTCCGGCGCTGTTGGTCGTCGCCCACGCCGCGCCGATGGCACGCGGCGCCGGGCTCGGCGCCGCTGCGACGGGAGCCGCGGTGGCGCTCGTGGGCGCGGGGAACCTGATCGGCAGGACCGGCGGTGGCTGGCTGTCGGACCGGACGGGCCGTGTGCCGGGCCTGCGCGCCGCCACCGTCGGCCTCGCGGCCTGCTGCCTGATGCTGCCGGTGGCACGTGCGGCCGTTCCGGTGCTCGTGCTCGTCACGATGGTCGGCGTCGGCTACGGCGTGCAGTCCGCTCTCGTCCCGGCGCTCACCGCCGACATGTTCGGCACCGACAACTTCGGGGTGATCTACGGCCGGGTGTTCACCGGGTGGGGCGTCGCCGGGTTGGCGGGCCCACAGATCGGCGCACGGCTCAGCGACGGCGGCGATTTCGGCGACGGCCTGCTGGTCGGCGCCGCAGCCGCGGCGGCGGCCTTCGGCCTGCACACCTGGTTGGGGCGCGCCATCCCCGCCACCACCGCCGACCCCTCCTGA
- a CDS encoding TIGR03560 family F420-dependent LLM class oxidoreductase, translating into MGLDDVVRSHGTIRLPSDALVVLVGPSGSGKSWWARRQFEPAQVVSSDRLRALVGEGAHDQRAGGDAFALLDDIVDRRLRRGLLTVVDSLALDDDRRHNYRQTAGRHGRPCYAIAFDADPATCRARNRDRERPVPAKVLAAQLRSWSRVRDLLGGEGFDRVASPSDVVVVPPALLAAPDEAGRRHRDVGLRFGLHISTFQWPGRPEQTAERLASIARAAEDVGFAGLWVMDHMIQVPQVGREWEDILDSYSTLAYLAAVTRRVRLGTLVTAVTFRNVMHLAKIIATLDVLSGGRAVCGLGAAWFAREHEAYGWPLPPPVERFALLEDALQLLPLCWGPGAPVFDGGVLGRRETICYPRPIQERVPILVGGGGERRTLRLVARYADACNLMGEPGTVRHKVGVLHAHCRDVERDPGAVEITHLSPVLVGRDRGEVDALVDRLRGRATRAATARRLTAGTVDDHVDRFRRLADAGVRTAMVSLADLEDAAAVERFAPVIAAFGPTSTTRA; encoded by the coding sequence ATGGGACTCGATGATGTGGTGCGATCGCACGGCACCATCCGGTTGCCGAGCGACGCTCTCGTCGTGCTCGTGGGACCGTCGGGGTCCGGCAAGTCCTGGTGGGCGCGCCGCCAGTTCGAACCCGCGCAGGTGGTTTCGTCCGACAGGTTGCGGGCGCTGGTGGGCGAGGGGGCACACGATCAACGGGCCGGCGGCGACGCGTTCGCGCTGCTCGACGACATCGTCGACCGTCGGCTGCGGCGCGGACTGCTGACCGTCGTCGACTCGCTCGCGCTCGACGACGACCGGCGGCACAACTACCGGCAGACCGCAGGCCGCCATGGGCGGCCGTGCTACGCGATCGCGTTCGACGCCGATCCCGCGACGTGTCGCGCGCGCAACCGGGACCGTGAGCGACCCGTGCCGGCCAAGGTGCTGGCTGCGCAACTGCGATCCTGGTCGCGGGTGCGCGACCTGCTCGGCGGCGAGGGGTTCGACCGTGTGGCATCCCCGAGCGATGTCGTCGTCGTGCCGCCCGCGCTGCTCGCGGCCCCCGACGAGGCGGGACGCCGTCACCGTGACGTCGGACTGCGCTTCGGGCTGCACATCTCGACGTTCCAGTGGCCGGGGCGGCCGGAGCAGACCGCCGAACGGCTCGCATCCATCGCACGCGCCGCCGAGGACGTCGGCTTCGCGGGCCTCTGGGTGATGGACCACATGATCCAGGTGCCGCAGGTGGGGCGTGAGTGGGAGGACATCCTCGACAGCTACTCGACCCTGGCGTACCTCGCCGCGGTCACGCGTCGGGTTCGCCTGGGCACGCTGGTCACGGCCGTCACGTTCCGCAACGTGATGCACCTGGCCAAGATCATCGCGACGCTCGACGTGCTGAGCGGCGGTCGGGCGGTGTGCGGTCTGGGTGCCGCGTGGTTCGCCAGGGAGCACGAGGCGTACGGTTGGCCGCTACCGCCACCGGTGGAGCGGTTCGCGCTCCTCGAGGATGCCCTGCAGTTGCTGCCCCTGTGCTGGGGTCCCGGCGCACCGGTGTTCGACGGTGGCGTGCTCGGGAGGCGGGAAACGATCTGCTACCCGCGGCCCATCCAGGAGCGTGTGCCGATCCTCGTGGGCGGCGGCGGTGAGCGGCGCACCCTGCGGCTGGTGGCGCGGTACGCCGACGCGTGCAACCTGATGGGTGAGCCCGGGACGGTGCGTCACAAGGTCGGCGTGCTGCACGCGCACTGTCGCGATGTGGAGCGCGATCCCGGTGCGGTGGAGATCACCCACTTGTCGCCGGTGCTGGTCGGACGCGACCGTGGGGAGGTGGATGCGCTGGTCGACCGGCTGCGCGGCCGGGCGACGCGTGCCGCCACGGCGCGGCGGCTGACCGCCGGTACCGTCGACGACCACGTCGACCGGTTCCGGCGGCTCGCCGACGCGGGCGTGCGCACGGCGATGGTCAGCCTCGCCGATCTGGAGGACGCCGCGGCCGTCGAACGGTTCGCGCCGGTGATCGCGGCGTTCGGCCCCACGTCGACCACGCGCGCGTGA
- a CDS encoding 5'-nucleotidase C-terminal domain-containing protein codes for MHSHPPRRRGGTAVSAALLALLMVVGLVMPAAAAPPDKEAKVDFTLTVLHNNDGESDLLPDENGAGSISRFAWLLDDLRDDALTGSTKARGKTGVVTITAGDNFLASPELQASFDKGIPWYDAIALDSLDYDAFTIGNHEFDFGPDVLADFINSFSGNDDFFLSANLDFSQEPALQALVDEGRIRPSIVVKERGELIGIIGVTTPELREVTSPGDVVIDEELVRVIQAEVEALTAQGIDKILVSSHLQDIDNELALVASLSGVDAVIGGGGGEDIAGSYPLTAIDADGNIVPVVTVPGDYFDVGRLVLQFNKAGEVVGYDGALEPVTGDLPQDQFVLTNVEQPVAAYLETLAETVIATSEVGLNGVRADVRTRETNLGNLMADAHLAAATSRAAEFGVNEPDVALQNGGGIRNDSIIGPGDITLLDTFDIAPFANFISVLEDVATTDFVAAVEHGLAGLPDAAGSFAQWAGMTVTYDATAPAGSRIVDLVLDDGTVVVSGGAIVSSEPVTIATIDFLAAGNDGYDMFETYDFTTLGVSYQQSLADYIAGVGTITAAEYSDPVNPADRTRIIPVP; via the coding sequence ATGCACTCGCACCCGCCTCGGCGCCGCGGTGGCACGGCCGTGTCGGCCGCGCTGCTGGCACTGCTCATGGTCGTCGGCCTGGTCATGCCAGCGGCGGCCGCTCCGCCCGACAAGGAAGCAAAGGTCGACTTCACCCTCACCGTGCTGCACAACAACGACGGTGAGTCCGATCTGCTACCCGACGAGAACGGTGCCGGGAGCATCAGCCGGTTCGCCTGGTTGCTGGATGACCTGCGCGACGATGCGTTGACCGGATCGACGAAGGCGCGCGGCAAGACGGGTGTCGTGACGATCACCGCGGGTGACAACTTCCTCGCGAGCCCGGAGCTACAGGCAAGCTTCGACAAGGGCATCCCCTGGTACGACGCGATCGCGCTCGACTCGCTCGACTATGACGCGTTCACCATCGGCAACCACGAGTTCGACTTCGGTCCCGACGTGCTCGCGGACTTCATCAACAGCTTCTCGGGCAACGACGACTTCTTCCTGTCCGCCAACCTCGACTTCTCGCAGGAGCCGGCGCTGCAGGCGCTCGTCGACGAGGGACGCATCCGCCCGAGCATCGTCGTCAAGGAGCGCGGTGAGCTGATCGGCATCATCGGCGTGACCACTCCCGAGCTCCGCGAGGTCACCAGCCCCGGCGACGTCGTGATCGACGAGGAACTCGTCCGTGTCATCCAGGCAGAAGTCGAGGCGCTGACGGCCCAGGGCATCGACAAGATCCTCGTGTCCAGTCACCTGCAGGACATCGACAACGAGCTCGCGCTCGTCGCGTCGTTGTCGGGCGTCGACGCCGTGATCGGCGGCGGCGGCGGCGAAGACATCGCCGGCAGCTACCCCCTGACGGCCATCGACGCCGACGGCAACATCGTGCCGGTCGTGACCGTGCCCGGCGACTACTTCGACGTCGGTCGTCTGGTGCTGCAGTTCAACAAGGCGGGCGAGGTCGTCGGGTACGACGGCGCGCTCGAACCGGTGACCGGCGACCTGCCGCAGGACCAGTTCGTCCTGACAAACGTCGAGCAGCCCGTCGCGGCCTACCTCGAGACGCTGGCAGAGACCGTCATCGCCACGAGCGAGGTCGGCCTGAACGGCGTCCGGGCCGACGTCCGCACGCGCGAGACGAACCTCGGCAACCTGATGGCCGACGCCCACCTCGCCGCAGCGACCAGCCGGGCGGCGGAGTTCGGCGTCAACGAACCGGACGTCGCACTGCAGAACGGCGGCGGGATCCGCAACGACTCGATCATCGGGCCGGGAGACATCACCCTGCTCGACACGTTCGACATCGCACCCTTCGCGAACTTCATCTCGGTGCTCGAGGACGTCGCGACGACCGACTTCGTCGCAGCGGTCGAGCACGGCCTCGCCGGCCTGCCCGACGCGGCCGGATCGTTCGCGCAGTGGGCCGGGATGACGGTCACCTACGACGCGACCGCGCCGGCGGGCAGCCGCATCGTCGATCTGGTGCTCGACGATGGCACGGTCGTCGTCTCCGGTGGCGCGATCGTGTCGTCAGAGCCCGTCACGATCGCGACGATCGACTTCCTCGCGGCCGGCAACGACGGTTACGACATGTTCGAGACGTATGACTTCACGACGCTCGGCGTGTCGTACCAGCAGTCGCTGGCCGACTACATCGCGGGGGTGGGCACCATCACAGCGGCCGAGTACAGCGATCCGGTGAACCCGGCGGACCGGACGCGGATCATCCCCGTGCCGTAG
- a CDS encoding penicillin acylase family protein, which produces MAVGGGPSIVLATGWTASAGYEVDWVPSMRMVVDLADLDASRWIDLTGVSGHAFSDHYTDQVRRWADGRSLPMRWSAEAVRAGATDRLRLLPPAGTGRQS; this is translated from the coding sequence GTGGCGGTCGGCGGTGGACCGTCCATCGTCCTGGCGACGGGCTGGACGGCCAGTGCGGGCTACGAGGTCGACTGGGTGCCGTCGATGCGCATGGTGGTGGATCTGGCCGACCTCGACGCGTCGCGCTGGATCGACCTGACCGGAGTGTCCGGCCACGCGTTCTCGGACCACTACACCGACCAGGTGCGGCGGTGGGCCGACGGACGCTCGCTGCCCATGCGCTGGAGCGCCGAGGCGGTCCGCGCCGGCGCGACCGACCGGCTCCGGCTGCTCCCGCCGGCCGGGACCGGGAGGCAGTCCTAA
- a CDS encoding PQQ-binding-like beta-propeller repeat protein, which translates to MSPAAGRSFGGYRLLRSIASDAISTTYLAMTDDAAAGDSGGPRFAVRVIGRVSQRDEQADELVQQFLAEAQRAGAVDHPSIVRPRDLGVIDGHPYVVAPFIRAVPLRDMLSHGGTINEAAALAIFAQLAGGLDVAHRADVVHGSLSTRSIWIGPSTGKGVAYVGYLTGFGSSGLLRERFAHEPRGAPVDDLLYVAPEQLRAQSPTRATDQYALACALYHTLTGEPPFRREDRAKLYGAHLMAPVPTLLDIDPAADPATSAALQRGMDKYPSRRFASCGRLINAALPDRGETDPALTVTPAASQSPPDPSAARPRWPLLLVVGLGVLLLGVVWFLARSNGVDASTAPVAALASQPTTETGRPAAAAPPRTAPLGPDTTRWSTQVSNAAVTAVHPMKGSVLVVDEDGTAARVAAGGGRVRWRALVGTGSVTVGGGLVVHGLDDLGAVDAADGDDRWSRGDGPTASLHLFDGTVVGAAETDDGAEVLAVAVADGAEVWHASGPAPQSDARITLATGRDLIYGRQHDVLFAVEPSGALGTEQGRRQVATPRWQVDVPGLWPALTATDTGVAVATRSGEVCHHGGGGGIVDWCADVPGADREQPRLSVTGDAVVAATSRAVVALGLDDGTALWSSAPGSPANLVAVGDAAVAIADGAGGVLVLDAATGDRVLALTDVGVVTAIASRAGWIAVGTADGRVLRFDLETA; encoded by the coding sequence ATGAGTCCCGCTGCCGGCCGCTCGTTCGGGGGCTACCGGCTCCTCCGGTCGATCGCGTCCGATGCGATCAGCACCACCTACCTCGCCATGACCGACGACGCGGCCGCCGGCGACAGCGGCGGCCCCCGGTTTGCCGTGCGCGTGATCGGTCGGGTCAGCCAGCGCGATGAGCAGGCAGACGAACTGGTGCAGCAGTTCCTCGCCGAGGCGCAGCGGGCGGGTGCCGTGGATCACCCGTCGATCGTGCGTCCGCGGGATCTCGGCGTGATCGACGGGCATCCGTACGTCGTCGCCCCGTTCATCCGAGCCGTGCCGCTGCGCGACATGCTGTCGCACGGCGGCACCATCAACGAGGCCGCCGCCCTCGCGATCTTCGCGCAGCTCGCCGGTGGGCTCGACGTCGCGCACCGCGCGGACGTCGTGCACGGGTCACTGAGCACCCGGTCGATCTGGATCGGCCCGAGCACCGGCAAGGGGGTGGCCTACGTCGGGTACCTGACGGGGTTTGGGTCGTCGGGACTGCTGCGGGAGCGGTTCGCGCACGAACCACGGGGAGCGCCGGTCGACGACCTGCTGTACGTCGCGCCCGAGCAGTTGCGCGCGCAGTCGCCGACGCGCGCCACCGACCAGTACGCGCTGGCGTGTGCGCTGTACCACACCCTGACGGGTGAGCCGCCGTTCCGGCGCGAGGACCGTGCCAAGCTCTACGGCGCTCACCTGATGGCGCCCGTGCCGACGCTGCTCGACATCGATCCGGCGGCCGATCCAGCCACCAGCGCGGCGCTGCAGCGGGGCATGGACAAGTACCCGTCCAGGCGCTTCGCCAGCTGCGGGCGGCTGATCAACGCGGCGCTCCCGGATCGCGGCGAGACGGACCCTGCGTTGACGGTGACGCCCGCGGCGTCGCAGTCACCGCCCGACCCCTCAGCTGCGCGGCCACGGTGGCCGCTGCTGCTGGTCGTCGGGCTGGGCGTGCTGCTGCTCGGGGTTGTCTGGTTCCTGGCGCGATCCAACGGCGTGGACGCGTCGACGGCACCGGTGGCCGCGCTCGCATCGCAGCCCACGACCGAAACCGGCCGCCCGGCGGCCGCCGCCCCGCCGCGTACGGCACCGCTCGGCCCGGACACCACACGGTGGTCCACCCAGGTCTCCAACGCGGCGGTGACGGCGGTGCACCCGATGAAGGGCAGCGTGCTGGTCGTCGACGAGGACGGAACCGCCGCCCGGGTGGCCGCCGGCGGCGGACGCGTGCGCTGGCGGGCGCTGGTAGGGACCGGATCGGTCACCGTGGGTGGCGGGCTCGTCGTCCACGGCCTCGACGATCTGGGCGCCGTGGACGCCGCGGACGGCGACGACCGCTGGTCCCGCGGCGACGGGCCGACCGCGTCGTTGCACCTGTTCGACGGCACGGTGGTCGGCGCAGCCGAGACGGACGATGGCGCCGAGGTGCTGGCCGTCGCGGTCGCCGACGGTGCGGAGGTCTGGCATGCCAGCGGGCCGGCGCCGCAGTCCGACGCGCGCATCACACTGGCCACCGGCCGTGACCTGATCTACGGCCGGCAGCACGACGTGCTGTTCGCGGTCGAGCCCTCCGGTGCGCTCGGGACCGAGCAGGGCCGCCGACAGGTGGCCACGCCCCGCTGGCAGGTCGACGTACCCGGGCTGTGGCCGGCATTGACCGCGACCGACACGGGTGTCGCCGTGGCGACGCGGTCCGGCGAGGTCTGCCACCACGGGGGCGGTGGCGGGATCGTCGACTGGTGCGCGGACGTCCCGGGTGCCGATCGGGAGCAGCCGCGGCTGTCCGTGACGGGGGACGCGGTCGTCGCCGCCACGTCCCGGGCCGTCGTGGCGCTCGGCCTCGACGACGGCACGGCGCTGTGGAGCTCGGCACCCGGTAGCCCGGCGAACCTCGTCGCGGTCGGCGACGCGGCCGTCGCCATCGCGGACGGCGCGGGTGGCGTGCTCGTGCTGGACGCCGCCACCGGTGACCGGGTGCTCGCCCTGACCGACGTGGGTGTTGTGACGGCGATCGCGAGCCGGGCCGGCTGGATCGCGGTCGGGACCGCCGACGGACGCGTCCTGCGGTTCGATCTCGAGACCGCGTAA
- a CDS encoding neutral zinc metallopeptidase, producing MKWRRMGRRGRIDDRRGSGGVGRSRPGMSGIPIPIGGRVSLPLLIIAAVVLYLFNGGFGGGSTFDVDAPLDQFPGEAPPAPDGQMSVPDAPPADEGGQFVAQVTRDIEELWEQEFEAAGRRYDPVGPARTLAETDARPGPVVFSGSTSTGCGLGSAATGPFYCPADERVYIDLAFYRQLAQRFGASGDFAQAYVLAHEVGHHVQHLLGVDEQVRRLAQRDPSQRNALSVRQELQADCFAGVWAHSVYERELMDAGDIDEGLRAAAAIGDDRIQEQTTGRISPENWTHGSSEQRSRWLRRGFESGSPEQCDTFSGDI from the coding sequence GTGAAATGGCGTCGCATGGGCCGCCGGGGCCGGATCGACGACCGCCGGGGCTCGGGCGGCGTCGGCCGGTCGCGTCCGGGCATGTCGGGCATCCCCATTCCCATCGGAGGCAGGGTCAGCCTGCCGCTCCTCATCATCGCCGCGGTCGTGTTGTACCTGTTCAACGGTGGGTTCGGCGGTGGCAGCACCTTCGACGTCGACGCCCCGCTCGACCAGTTCCCCGGGGAGGCCCCGCCGGCACCCGACGGCCAGATGTCGGTCCCCGACGCACCGCCCGCTGACGAGGGTGGGCAGTTCGTCGCCCAGGTCACCCGAGACATCGAGGAGCTGTGGGAGCAGGAGTTCGAGGCGGCCGGCCGCCGCTACGACCCCGTCGGCCCCGCGCGGACGCTGGCCGAGACCGACGCCCGACCGGGTCCGGTCGTGTTCAGCGGCAGCACCAGCACCGGCTGCGGGCTGGGGTCGGCGGCGACGGGACCCTTCTACTGCCCGGCGGACGAGCGGGTGTACATCGACCTCGCCTTCTACCGCCAGCTTGCGCAGCGCTTCGGGGCGTCCGGAGACTTCGCGCAGGCGTACGTGCTCGCGCACGAGGTCGGTCACCACGTGCAGCACCTGCTGGGCGTCGATGAGCAGGTGCGGCGGTTGGCACAGCGCGACCCCTCCCAACGCAACGCGTTGTCGGTCCGCCAGGAGCTGCAGGCTGACTGCTTCGCGGGGGTCTGGGCGCATTCGGTCTATGAGCGCGAGCTCATGGATGCAGGCGACATCGACGAGGGACTGCGCGCTGCCGCGGCGATCGGCGACGACCGCATACAGGAGCAGACGACCGGGCGGATCTCACCGGAGAACTGGACGCACGGATCCTCGGAGCAACGGTCCCGGTGGCTGCGTCGTGGCTTCGAGAGCGGCAGTCCCGAACAGTGCGACACGTTCTCCGGGGACATCTGA